The Carcharodon carcharias isolate sCarCar2 chromosome 2, sCarCar2.pri, whole genome shotgun sequence genomic sequence gagaagaattaaaaatttgggtcagagcccctgcgatctcctcccttgcctccctcagcagtctgggacacgaatcatccggacctggagatttggcagtctctctcccggacttcgataccttcatcctcattctcctgggtgaagacggatgtgaagtattcgttcaatactctaccaatgtcctctgactccacctattggtccctaatgggccctactttttccctatatatgctcttcccattgatatacttagagaatatcttgggattttccctacttttaccagccagagctttctcatatcccctctttgctctcctaattgctttcttaagctccaccctgcattctctgtactccactaatgcctccgctgatttgcttcccttgtacctgctaaaagcctctcttttcctactCATCgcaacctgaatatctctggtcatccatggttctctgggcttgttactccttcctatcaccctagagggaatatgttgagcctgtaccctctccatttccattttgaataccctccactgctcctctgtagattttcccacaggttcccagtctaccttggccagatcctgccttattttactaaaatccactctcccccaatccaaaatatttttttaaaacttgtctatttctttgtccataacaagcttaaactgtaccatgttgtggtcgctatcactaaaatgctcccccaccaccacctcagccacctgtccggcttcattccccagaattaggtccagcaatgcaccgttctttgttggaccctctacatatggacctaaaaaattctcctgtacacatttcaagaaatccactccatccaagcccttaacacgaTGTCTATCCCAAtcaatgttgggaaagttgaaatcacctaatataattaccctattgttattgtttttacacacctccacaaattatgcacatatttgctcctcaatttcccactgactatctggggttccataataaacacctaacaatgtggctgccccttttttattcctaagctctacccacaaagcttcgtTCGATGCCcccccttccaagatatcatctctccttactgcagtaactgacctcttaactaataatgcaatgcctcctcctcttttaccccctcccctgaccCACCTGAAGaatctatatcccggaatgttgagctgccaatcctgctcctccctcaaccacgtctcagtgatggctaatatatcacaattccagatgtcaatcttcacccttaactcatccattttacctgtaatacttctggcattaaagtagaggccatcttgccttgccttactcccttgaaacttaatacAGCCGTACTCCCTCtggcttgattgttttactgtattatgatgtttTCCTATTCTTCTAACATTccgtgtcccctccccctgccgaattcatttaaactcctcccaacagcaccagtAAACCCAACCGCAacgatgttagtcccgctctggttcagatgtagaccgtcccgtttgtacaggtcccacctaccccagaaacggtcccagtgatccaggaatctaaaccctccctcctgcaccaactcttaagccatgtattcatctgcgctattctcctatttctgagctcgctagcatgtggcgctgggagtaatccagagattacaacccgaaaggtcttgctttttagtttactgtctaactccctgaattcttgatgcaagacctcatccctctttctacctatgtcattggtaccaacatgtaccatgacctctgccttatcaccctcccccttcaggatgccctgcagctgttcagtgacatcccggaccctggcaccagggaggcaacacaccgtcctggagtcacattgatggCCACAGGAGCGCCTatttgttcccctgactatagaatcccctattactattgctgttcctcctctcctgtacagacagtttgcttatggtgccagaagcttggctctgtctgcactccctggaggaaccagtgccctcatcagcctccaaaatggaatattgatttgcgagcgggacatcaggggactcctgaactacctgcctgtttctcttgggctgcctggtggtcacccattcccttccttcctcaagtcccttaatctgcggtgtgaccacctctctaaacgtgctatccacgatgctctcagactcacagatgctccacagtgtccccagccgctgtcCCAGCTCtaaaacccgagcttccaggagctgcagctggacacacttcctgcacacatgctggtcccgggcactgaaAATgaccccggcttcccacatggagcacgagaagcacaccacggctttgaactctcctgccatgacttatctcTTTTAATTAAACCTTTTagatcaattactctagggcccttctttcctgaatcTCGTTGCTACAGaacatacaaactataaaccacaaaaagaccttaaactacaAGCGATataagtagtaaatacttacctgaccttacccactacttaccagtcattcctttcccttgtagcctctactgctgcagcagggcatggCCACTCTCTGAaggtttaagaagttggatagccaagaaaaaatgcaaagagcacctcttcccctctgcactgaattcccactgtgcaccaaattgccaatacccacactcactctggctgtgtctcactcaggatcaGGTATCTCCCCTGTTCATGGGCAAGCattcaaggtattcaaaagggaattggattgctatctgaaaaaatAGAACGTGCAGGTtcatggggataaggcaggggaatgggactagatagaattctcaatgggctgaatggcctccttctgtgctgtaaagatcctgtgattctgtggaatGACATTGCCATCTCTGCCTCAACATCCTCTTTTCATCATGGTCTTCGGCATTTCAATAAAACTGTCTAAAACTTTTGCTGTGAGCTATCTAATTCACTCCTGGTGGGAATCCACTGTCTGTACACCTCATTACAAGTTTACCAAATATCAACACTATTTTTTATTGTTTATACCCTTAAGgagatgcagctcccacaacattcaagaagctggtcaccatccagaacaaagcagcccacttgattgccaccTCATCCAGCAacgttcgctccctccaccatcaacccacagtagcagcagtgtgtaccatctacaagatgcactgcagggattcaccaagactccttaagctgcatcttccaaacccacgaccactactatctagaaggacaaggacagaagatagatgggaacaccaccacctggaagttcccctccaagccactcaccatcctaacttgggaatatatcaccattccttcactgtcactgggtcaaaatcctggaactccctctgtaacagcactgtgggtgtacctacaccacatggactgcagcggttcaagaaggcagctcaccaccaccttctcaaggcaactagggatgggcaataaatactggcccagccagtgaagcccacatcccatgaatgaataataaaaaaaataaaaaattttgaagTGGCAAGCACaacacaagggccaggcaataTTATGCGAACatacaaatcaggagcaggagtaggccatttggcctctcaagcctactccactattcaataagatcatggccgatctgattgtggccaaaactccacattccacctacccaaCCCATCCCTCcatcctgataacctttgactcccttgtttgtCGAGaatctgtcttaaaaatattcattgatcctgcctccaccgccCTCTGGGAAAGAAAGTTTCAAAGATTCACGTCCCCTGAGAGAAAGGCTTTCTtctgatctctgtcttaaatgggaaacccctcatttttaaactgtctcacctagttctaggctctcccacaaggggaaacatcctttcagcattcaccctgtcaagtcccctcaggatcttatatgtttcaataagatcacgtctcattcttctaaacgccaatggatCCAGGCccagactgtccaacctttcctcacaagataaccccctcattccaggtatcagtcaagagAACTTTCTtggaactgcttctaacacatttatatcctttctaaaataaggagaccaaaactgcacaatactctagatgtggtctcaccaaggctctgtacagctgtagcaaaatatatgttgctttcctattcttcctgccaaagtggaaaagttcacattttcccacaatatactcaatcttccaaatttttgactatctccaaaaagagagaatgtaAAAGTTGCcctttgacatccaatggcattaccatagctgaatctcccactatcagttgaccagaaactgaattggacttgccatataaatactgtagctacaggagcaggtcagaggctaggaattgtgtgacgagtaactcatctcctgaccccaaagcctgaccaccatctgcaaggcacaagccaggagtctgatggaatactcaccacttgcctgaatgagtgcagctcccacaacactcaagaggctcgtCACAATCCAGGTCAAAACAGCCCATTTGATAGGTACCCCATTAAACatgcacttcctccaccaccagtacacagtagcagcagtgtgtgccatctacaaggtgcactgtaggaattcacctaggctcctttggcagcaccttacaaacccatgaccactaccatctagaaggacaagggcagcagatagatgggaacaccaccacttgcaagttcccttccaagccactcagcatcctgacttggaaatatatccctgtcccttcaatgtcactgggtcaaaatccatcaactccctctctaacagcactgtgggtatacctataccacatgtactgcagcggttcaagaaggcagctcaccaccaccttctcaaggtgaactagggatgggcaataaatgctggtccagcgtACTTACTCCATGCAAGACTAAACAAGAACCTCCATTCGATCCCTGACCTCCATTTAAAAGCCCAACATATTGAGCCTTTCTAAATCGGTTCATTGGCTTGCTGTGCCCAGTTGTTCTGCAGTTAACTCATCTCCCAAtcaacacagaatctcactgaatcatacagaccagaaagaggccattagatccattatgcctgtgctggttctcattcaattagtcccattccaaGCTCTTTCCCTGTTCCATAACTTTTCATATCCCTGCATCTCTGAGGTACATCTGAACTGCCGCATTTGGCTCCACTAACTTTCCATAATCCAGTGCCGAGAGTAAGATCTGTGGATAACCAATGCCTTCTGAGCATTTAACATCCCTGACTTTCTCTAGCTCCTCAGCTCCCCCTTTGTTGTCATTCTTACTCTGTCTTAAAGATCTCTGCATCTGAAACTGTGATTCTTGTGTTCCTTATTAAGAATCTTACTGCTTACTGCACTGTTCTCAAGTCCCACAGTGGTACACTTCTCATCCCTGCCTTACGCTTGATTGCCATTAGAGAGACTTGTACCTCTTTAAGTTTGCTGTCATCCAGGGACAGAACCTCCAACTGGCTGAGGCTGCAGATTTGCTTGGGGAAGTACCTGAGAACATTTTGACTGAGGTCCAAGAAGCGAATCCCTGTTAAGTCGGAGAAGCAGCAGCTTAGACTTTTTAACTGTGTGTTTCTCAGATAGAGGAGCTGTAAAGCCCCCCTGAGCTGGCAGACTACAGTAGGGAGAGTGTGTAGCTGATTATCAGATAGATCAAGTTCCGCCAGACTGCCTGGAAGTAATTGGAGGAGATTGAGGTCTAGACAGTTCCTGCTGAGGTCTAACACACAGAGACTGCTGCAGCTGCCAAGGGCTTGGGGAATGAAAGCCAGATGGTTATCGCTGAGGTATAAATGTTTCAGGTTTTGTAAACAGTTGATATCATCCGGGAGATAAATCAATGCATTCTGCCTCAGATCCAAAATCTCCAAACAATGCAGTTGGCAAAAGGCAAAGGGTAAAACCTGCAGATTGTTGGACTGGAGGTAGAGTTGTTGGAGTTCAGTTAGGTTGCTGATCTCCCAGGGTAGAGAGTCCAGGTTATTCCAGGACAAACCGAGTAGCTGCAGATGATGGAGCTTCTTACAGATCTGCCCTGGGAATTGCTTCAGGTTCATGTTGTACAGGCGGAGTTCCCGCAGAGCCCGCAATCGGCACACAGTGTTAGCgaagagactgagatggagagggTTTTTACTCAGGTCCAAACTCTGCAGTTGCTGCAAGTCACCCAGTTCCTCACAGATACTGAGTAGCTTGTTACTGTTCAAATATAGAACTCGGAGTTTCTGCAGACAGTTGATTTGCGGCGGAATCTCTTCAATGTGATTTTTCTCCAGGTGTAATTCCTCCAGATGTTGCAGCTGGAAAATTGCGGCTGGAAAGTTCAACAGCTGCATATCCGCAAAATCTTTAAACAAGACTCGACCTTTCAGCAGCTGCGGAATTTCTGGAGCCTCCTTTAAACTGCAGCCAAAATTATCAAACTCAACATGTGCCGGTGGCCCGGGAAACCGCGGCAATCCCGCAGCGAACATCCGGCAGCAGCGGAAAATCAACAGGGAAAGAAAGAGTCGGTACCGGAGACACCGGGAGCCCGATCAAAGCCGGATCTCCAAAGCCGGATCTTCAAAGCGCTTCCCCCCGGTCCTACTCCCGGTTTCCGAGTCTCTGTTGAccgcgggggtgggggtggtgcgggggccGGTCGTCTCCATAGAGACAAGAAACGCGGTGACTCAGCAGAAAACAAACAAACCCGCAACTGGGACCGGGAACATTAACCTGACCCGGGACCGGGAACATTACTTGACCCGGGGCCGGGAATATTAACCTGACCAGGTACCGGGAACATTAACCTGACATGGAAAAGGGAATATTAACTTGGCTAGGGACTTGGGACATTAACCTGACCCAGGGCTAGGACCAGGAACATTAACCTGACCCAGGACCAGGAacagtacagccttggttcaagcgtGGACGGAAGAGCTGAAccgttgaggtgagagtgattgccgttgacatcaaggttgcacttgatggagtgtggcatcaaggagccctagtaaaacgagtcaatgggaatcagggggaaaactctccactggatggactcatacctcacacaaaggaaggacatcactgcaggagatcctcagggtggtgtcctaggcccaaccatctgctACTTCATCTGCACTGGAGTggtgctttgggctgcatttgagtgcttcagatggagtttggtgagtgagggagttttaagggttaatttaatttaagggttaatttatctctaaagtctagtctttctttaattaaacaattaactaaaagttgctctttgggttgggagaagttGAGTTTGAGcacagctttaaaacagggctcATTTAGGTTCTGCTGCAGCTAATTAATTAGTTAACtagcttaaacaggttttcagaagctagattcagacagcataaaagcaaaccatttacagtgctgcttttgtctgcattggaatgctgctttgggctgcattagggTGCTtcacttggagtttggtgagagagggagttcggtgaagaaggaaggaggtgatcctttcattttctacctttcctcagaaagaagagcagccGCCTTGGTAAGTAAGACTTGGTGAATATTTCTACTgtacttaatattctctaaactagagggaGTAAaggtaaagggagtaatttaagggtaagtcatggcaggacagctcggtCACATGGAATGCTCTTCCTGTACAATgtgagaagtcagggacactCCCAGTGTCCATGGTGACCATGCATACAGAAAGCTTCtctagctgcagctacttgaaataTGTGATTCAGGCctggagcagtggctggagtcattgtggagcatccacagcgCTGAGATCTTCACGGatggtacagtgaggtggtcacagtgcaggtaaagagtgcacaggcagaaaatgaatgggtgactgccagacagagtaaGGGCACTAGGCAGGTAGTACATCTGCCTCTCCAACAGGTTTTCCCATTTGGATATTGCTGGGGgcgatggtttctcaggggaatgcagcgaAAAGCCAAGTCCAtagcaccatgagtggctcagctgcatggggaggggggagaaaaaaagagtgggagagcaatttTATCATAAGCAGAACAGATAGacgtttctgtggccacagacgTGACACcaacatggtatgttgcctccctggtgaatTAAAAGTAGCTGGTCTGAAGGCATTGATCTAACAGAAgttaaactaggtttgaaatgttaagtaggtaaacataggtgtaaaggaaacatttgcatttttaaataaaccaggctggaTTGATTTCAgagagggtgaaatgtttcacctagccaggagaagttaagaaacattgtgtttatttttcccaaagattgctggtaaaattggtacaatgatatatttttattattagagaggcaaaagtccaaagacataatgaaacaatgggaatttgcattcaaaggggaaaatatgtataaagaagagaAAGCTGTGTGTcagggcaggcattctaagatctagcCCAAGTATGAAATGCCTCCagtatctaagcctcaagctgctgtgtatcaggaactgaagctaagaaaaactcactttgaattcaactgtaaagggtattgtgtgttgctttgcctgggccttttaaaaatctatgtgtctcccttttgccttaacagaggtgtaactcgggcttagattaattaggggatttagatgTTATCGTAAtagcaatttgtagatctatatTTGTGCTTAAAATCATGCCTTCTACTAATacagttttaatttagttttgtaaaccTATAAGACCTGGTCACTCAAAATAATtacaaattgtaaatagttgtggcagctgcttcaaatttccctctgggatttgggcagcttggcatttaccatctgcctgccATAACATTACACCCAGTGGCATGTGCTAGGGAAATCAGGGATAGGAGAATAAActggatgaatgtgtggctgcaaAGATGGTATATGAGGCATTTAGATTCTTtaggcattgggaccgattctgaAGAATATGGGACCTGTGCAAGCTGAACAGGTTGCCCCctagcaggaccgggaccaatatccttgcaagGGCATTCGCTAGTacagtgggggagggtttaaactagatttgcaggggaatgggaacctgagtggggggacacaagagagggaaataaagatagaaatgaaagacagaaaagcaaaaagcaaaagtggaagactGAGGAAAcaggggctagcagcaaatagggccatagtacaaaaaaatgtgtaaaaagacaagtctaaggGCACTGTACCTGAATGCAAGGAATATCCGccataaggtagatgaattaacaacgTAAATAGATGTAAACGGCTATGACatgattgcgattacagagacatggctgtggggtgaccaaggctgcgaactgaatatccaagagtATTTGaattttaggaaggacaggcaaaatggAAAAAGAGGTGGTGTAGcattgttaattaaggatgaaatcagcgcaatagtgagagaggatattgttcagaaaatctagatatagaatcagtctgggtggagctaagaagcaacaaggggtgaaaaacattagtgggagttgtatataggcctccaaacattaatgataaggtaggggacagtattaaacaggaaattagcgatgcatgtaacaagggcgctgcagtaatcatgggtaactttaatctacatatagactaggcaaaccaaattagcaataacactgtggcagatgaattcctggagatTGTATGAGATGGTTTATTAGACCAGTACATGGAGGAACCAACTAAGGAACCGATTGTCCTAGATTGGGCTTTGTGAGATGagaagggctaattaataacttgttgtgcagggtctataggggacagtgaccataacatgatagaattcttccttgggttggaaagtgaagtagtctaaACCAatctagggtcct encodes the following:
- the LOC121270411 gene encoding leucine-rich repeat and IQ domain-containing protein 4-like, which codes for MQLLNFPAAIFQLQHLEELHLEKNHIEEIPPQINCLQKLRVLYLNSNKLLSICEELGDLQQLQSLDLSKNPLHLSLFANTVCRLRALRELRLYNMNLKQFPGQICKKLHHLQLLGLSWNNLDSLPWEISNLTELQQLYLQSNNLQVLPFAFCQLHCLEILDLRQNALIYLPDDINCLQNLKHLYLSDNHLAFIPQALGSCSSLCVLDLSRNCLDLNLLQLLPGSLAELDLSDNQLHTLPTVVCQLRGALQLLYLRNTQLKSLSCCFSDLTGIRFLDLSQNVLRYFPKQICSLSQLEVLSLDDSKLKEVLPGIKNLTKLKILGLTGNRFRAFPQEICSVESLERLYLGQDHGMKFTHIPEEISQLVNLKELYLENNEIQFLPSTIGLLQNLIVLDCHENRLLELPESITDIHGLQKLLASCNRITHLPANFDQLKKLEILSLERNPLEKPLDELCQQGVSAVLQYLQTKKAQHFKATKIQAWWRGLMVRKELGPFKNLFPKKDKKGKKDKKGKKDKRKSEKGKQQKRKKNSSKYNRITQVLVASPKIAIAFNQPS